Part of the Sulfuriflexus mobilis genome is shown below.
CATGCCGCCTTCTCCTTGTTGCTGCCCTCGTTGCAGGTGATATCGATAAATACCTGCTCCAGTGAGCGGCTCTGTGGGCTGAGTTCGACCAGGCCCCAATCTTTCTCAACGGCCTGACGGGCAAAGTCGGCCGCGTCGAAGCTAGTATCACAGAACAACAGAAAGTGCTGTGTGTCGATGGTCTCAATTCGTTCAATCCCCGGGATGGCCTGCAGGCCATCGAGCGGGGGTGGTCGCTGCAGGCCGACACGGAAGCCACTTCGTTGCTGGCGCGCATCGAGCCCGGCGAGGCTGTCGGCAAGGGCGATCCGCCCACGGTTGATGATCAATACGCGGTCGCAGGTGCTTTGCACCTCCGGCAGGATATGTGTGGAGAGGATGACGCTGTGGTCCTGGCCGAGTTCGCGGATCAGGGCGCGGATCTCGCGGATCTGGATCGGGTCGAGGCCGACCGTAGGTTCATCGAGGATGACGACCTCGGGGGTATGGATAATCGCCTGGGCGATACCGACGCGCTGTTGGTAACCCTTGGAGAGATTACCGATCAGGCGTTTGCCTACCTCGGTCAGGCCGCAGCGTTGCCGGGCACGGTCGACGGCCCGGGCCACATCCGCTTTCGGGATACGGTTGAGTCGGGCGCAATACTCGAGGTATTCGATGACGGTCAACTCACGGTACAGCGGCGGC
Proteins encoded:
- a CDS encoding ABC transporter ATP-binding protein, which gives rise to MLGDTLIHVEHLHRHYGPLHAVQDVSFSLRRGEVLGFLGPNGAGKSTTMQIISGNLAPSAGRVLINGHDILDAPQAAKAALGYLPEQPPLYRELTVIEYLEYCARLNRIPKADVARAVDRARQRCGLTEVGKRLIGNLSKGYQQRVGIAQAIIHTPEVVILDEPTVGLDPIQIREIRALIRELGQDHSVILSTHILPEVQSTCDRVLIINRGRIALADSLAGLDARQQRSGFRVGLQRPPPLDGLQAIPGIERIETIDTQHFLLFCDTSFDAADFARQAVEKDWGLVELSPQSRSLEQVFIDITCNEGSNKEKAA